Proteins found in one Zea mays cultivar B73 chromosome 1, Zm-B73-REFERENCE-NAM-5.0, whole genome shotgun sequence genomic segment:
- the LOC100382824 gene encoding uncharacterized protein: protein MGAGIEEQWLEQKRRCSRRGATDGHGREQRVVLELCVFWTKGTEFPCASTWGKWRPGGAAEGEDRARRGKCGRGARRPWGPPARQIPRMSRESRGALLRTSCCSYGMGHRKKASVELLAMGGAAPCLGKKGAAEGGEAKGKGLRAHGGEEELLLACTWRLPAAGEVRLGGGHGRSPCRTGRYLHQRRELRPPMQPGQRRARSPAWASTA from the coding sequence ATGGGTGCCGGCATTGAGGAGCAGTGGCTGGAGCAGAAGAGAAGGTgctcaaggagaggagccacggaCGGACATGGAAGGGAGCAGAGAGTTGTGCTCGAGCTCTGCGTTTTCTGGACAAAGGGGACAGAGTTCCCATGCGCCAGCACTTGGGGAAAATGGCGGCCAGGTGGGGCTGCCGAGGGGGAAGACCGAGCTCGCAGGGGGAAATGCGGCAGGGGCGCGCGCCGGCCATGGGGACCTCCTGCTCGGCAAATCCCGCGCATGAGCAGAGAGAGTCGCGGCGCGCTGCTGAGGACGAGCTGCTGCTCCTACGGCATGGGACACAGGAAGAAGGCCAGCGTCGAGCTCCTGGCCATGGGAGGCGCTGCTCCTTGCTTGGGGAAGAAGGGCGCCGCCGAGGGAGGTGAAGCCAAGGGTAAGGGGTTGCGCGCCCATGGAGGAGAGGAGGAGCTGCTGCTCGCCTGCACTTGGAGACTCCCTGCTGCTGGCGAGGTGCGCCTGGGAGGCGGCCATGGGAGGAGCCCTTGCAGGACTGGCCGATATCTCCACCAACGACGAGAACTTCGGCCACCAATGCAGCCAGGGCAGAGGCGAGCTCGGTCTCCAGCCTGGGCGTCAACCGCTTGA